The following proteins are co-located in the Cydia pomonella isolate Wapato2018A chromosome 19, ilCydPomo1, whole genome shotgun sequence genome:
- the LOC133528299 gene encoding kelch-like protein 6, with translation MAEVSLLIDGQVFKAKKEVLCEHSDYFRAMFSGNYVENDKQEISINMIDADSMKIILQYMNIGLIDLTEYSLSTIGELVTAANFLQITELIRQIEYTLELQISPASCMEIMNIAQSSAFTQIEQLSATCGLFSFKSMKPEYIPNLTKLCWYLSHPYLNASSELDVFNFGHKWLLQNETGGDALLIILGCLDIKKLNLSEITQIKTSMSEYQNSLAAKVVDCLHNLAVLDMELSVVSIQSQEKMLTHTYTERVYNEILNMVKESRSRSLTYTPTVPVWAMKDSKLEMVPHHMYTFREKVGFENWLEVAEKNLWGWSVVGWGLTKIVVVCGEHGRGTGLFMKDVKVYDVLKKEWVRHGVELPARRHGGVAIAEDFLYLIGGVGGFRVTLDTAVVYDLKRRSHRKIAKLPDAIQNPAVCAHEGTIYAAGHNNIYKYEDLGDTDRWITVVGTQIRSSCMVSFKGYIYCTQSYFSHLYRFRPGVDDRLYVVTQFTNPPATFCNLGNRLLFFTRSMCGQADVLNVEEYLGNSTEEKPKVIWRQSESAIKLNDVAGSCSLVMSVPPLWPDSSNYTKKYLKRYETQ, from the exons ATGGCGGAAGTTTCTTTGCTCATCGACGGCCAGGTGTTTAAGGCGAAAAAAGAAGTTTTATGCGAGCACAGCGATTATTTTCGCGCTATGTTTAGCGGTAATTATGTGGAAAATGACAAACAAGAAATATCCATAAAC aTGATTGACGCTGActctatgaaaataatattgcaATACATGAACATAGGTTTAATTGATCTTACAGAATATTCTTTATCCACTATTGGTGAGTTAGTAACTGCTGCAAACTTCTTACAAATCACAGAGTTAATTAGGCAGATAGAGTATACTTTGGAACTCCAAATATCACCAGCAAGCTGCATGGAAATCATGAATATCGCACAGAGCTCAGCATTTACTCAGATAGAACAGCTATCCGCCACATGTGGTTTATTCTCATTTAAATCCATGAAGCCAGAGTATATTCCGAACTTAACCAAACTTTGCTGGTATCTATCACACCCATATTTAAATGCTTCAAGTGAACTGGATGTATTTAACTTTGGTCATAAGTGGCTTTTACAAAATGAAACTGGTGGAGATGCTTTGCTCATTATTCTTGGTTGTTTAGACATTAAAAAGCTCAATCTTTCTGAAATAACACAGATTAAAACTAGTATGTCAGAATACCAGAACAGCTTAGCTGCTAAAGTTGTTGACTGTCTTCACAATTTGGCTGTTCTTGACATGGAGTTGTCAGTAGTCTCAATACAATCGCAAGAAAAGATGTTGACGCATACATATACAGAGAGAGTTTACAATGAAATATTGAACATGGTTAAGGAAAGCAGATCTAGGTCTTTAACTTATACGCCAACGGTGCCAGTGTGGGCAATGAAGGACTCTAAGTTGGAGATGGTACCACAccatatgtatacatttagggAAAAAGTTGGTTTTGAGAACTGGCTGGAAGTTGCGGAGAAGAATCTGTGGGGTTGGAGCGTTGTGGGTTGGGGGCTGACGAAGATTGTGGTTGTTTGTGGTGAACATGGGCGAGGCACAGGTTTATTCATGAAGGATGTGAAAGTTTATGATGTGTTGAAGAAAGAGTGGGTTCGACATGGAGTTGAATTGCCGGCTCGGAGACATGGAGGAGTAGCCATTGCAGAGGATTTCCTTTACCTTATTGGAGGCGTAGGTGGGTTTAG GGTAACATTGGACACTGCAGTGGTATACGACTTGAAACGACGCTCACATAGGAAGATCGCCAAACTACCGGACGCCATACAGAACCCGGCCGTGTGCGCTCACGAAGGCACCATATATGCCGCGGGACACAACAATATATACAAGTACGAGGATTTGGGAGACACAG ATCGATGGATAACGGTAGTGGGCACACAGATCCGATCGAGCTGTATGGTGTCGTTCAAGGGCTACATTTACTGCACGCAGAGCTACTTCAGCCACCTTTACCGCTTTAGGCCCGGAGTGGACGACAGGCTCTATGTGGTCACACAGTTTACTAATCCACCGGCTACTTTTTGTAACTTAG GTAATCGTCTACTATTCTTCACTCGCTCCATGTGCGGTCAAGCCGACGTCCTGAACGTAGAAGAATACCTCGGAAATAGCACAGAAGAGAAGCCAAAAGTCATCTGGCGACAGAGCGAGAGCGCGATAAAGCTGAACGATGTAGCAGGCTCCTGTTCATTGGTGATGTCTGTACCGCCATTATGGCCAGATAGCTCGAATTATACTAAGAAGTATTTAAAGAGGTATGAAACACAGTGA
- the LOC133528293 gene encoding uncharacterized protein K02A2.6-like — translation MNSEQFDKFLTLQATQQKQISDILQLLLSQQQNATAAAPTPTTTNGTESPSFSNTNGNRNNVYNGFKSDKFNPDDTAVEKFIDYFKTKCKLWGEDARNIQKELLFTCLSPEIFHEIKVALTPHFEDSTYADVRNKLMDLFRIKRTRYRALTDFWNCIRKENESMEHYANRLKEISKDCGYSDDLLERQLRDRFATGLNHEQLQIDLKQKWPDLQDIQEGKMKEVTFSQIFSVAQSRERAEGDTDTQANVNKIKRNSKSYQNTSPRKLRTHQCLRCGEPERHPLNQCTAKTHTCKQCNTPGHFEDCCIKSGKACLPNRNYKQTTFTKRNKLHKLKHDRSSSHSSQSSYSDVSGDETDIVCQISKTNSKDSKKIDVFINDIPCTMDWDPGSLYSIISTQFWARIGTPSLIKAPSLRAYGNTRLKPKGLTNVSVRIQNEERLLPVVVMKSADPMLFGLQWSEMFQMDFPKPVYSIKKTRQEAITLKQILDKHTTLFDGKLGKVKDYQVNIHIKPDAQPKHITARSIKFSMKKNIEVELDRLVEEGIITKVDPNMTPIQWATPTVNVVKTNGQIRICGDFRSTLNPVLITHAHPVPLFDQLRQSLAEGEKFSKIDLKDAYLQFEIEPESKQFLTISTHKGYYTYNRMPFGISTAPSIFQHYLDKLLEGLPNVAVYFDDIAVTGKNDKDHLETLRTVFERLEQAGLKVNLKKCTFLQPEVEYLGHTIDKNGVRPTKSKIEAISKSSPPTNAKELRSFLGLVNFYERFIPHLHSVCADLHTLTGNRMKWQWTNKEAEAFERAKLMIVHSKSLVAFNDKCPFYLACDASEKGVGAVLFHMRNNIEQPIAFASRKLRPAESKYSVIDREALAIFFGIRKFDQYLRGTKFTLVTDHKPLIHILGSQRNLPKLANNRLVRWALIIGSYDYDIKYTKGCNNLIADYLSRMPNPEELPSKSELKVHKIVARLQTDSIGDLALSETVIRDETRKDTTLKRITNLIKTGWREHQYSNDVKPYARKRDELSLENKIIMWQGRIVVPDTLRKPTLKYLHLGHPGISAMRALARFYVWWPTIEEDIDTHVKTCHKCQENRPNTSDLPIFSWSMPDQAWERIHVDFAGPFEGSYWLVLSDAFSKWIEIKPMTKITTTKLCDELDTIFTTFGLPQFLVSDNGPQFISKEFQDYCEKNGIKHIKSSPYHPRTNGLAERLVRTFKTRMSSSTKCLKKRLEHFLFAYRITPHSTTGKAPGQLMFGRQLNCLLDNARPSAKRSLQYRQIQANVNSADQTPNYRPGDAVYVRSREQPRWEPATVSRRTHRYSYVINTPVGVERRYHADHIRPRLPDLEESPAERTPMVPVTSSTPVLQANGSTVPCPGSEAGAESLAEVAPVCSPQNEAGTATAATPMAPRRSRRTIKPPRRLIDEMDV, via the coding sequence ATGAACAGCGAACAATTTGACAAGTTTCTTACATTGCAAGCTACACAACAGAAGCAAATCTCAGACATATTACAATTGCTGTTATCGCAACAGCAAAACGCAACTGCCGCGGCTCCTACACCAACAACGACAAACGGCACGGAGTCACCTAGTTTTTCGAATACTAACGGTAACAGAAACAATGTTTACAACGGTTTTAAGAGCGACAAATTCAATCCAGACGATACCGCGGTTGAAAAATTTATTGactatttcaaaacaaaatgcaAACTTTGGGGCGAGGATGCACGCAACATACAGAAGGAACTACTTTTCACCTGCCTCTCACCGGAGATCTTTCACGAAATAAAGGTTGCACTTACACCACACTTTGAAGACAGTACATACGCGGATGTACGAAATAAACTAATGGACCTATTTAGAATAAAACGCACAAGATATAGAGCATTAACGGACTTTTGGAACTGCATACGTAAAGAAAATGAATCTATGGAACATTACGCTAACAGGCTGAAAGAAATAAGCAAAGATTGTGGCTATAGCGATGATCTACTAGAGCGACAGTTACGTGACCGATTTGCAACCGGGCTAAACCACGAACAATTACAGATCGATCTTAAACAAAAATGGCCTGATCTACAAGACATTCAAGAAGGTAAGATGAAAGAAGTGACTTTCTCTCAGATTTTTAGCGTTGCTCAATCTCGGGAACGAGCAGAAGGCGATACAGACACACAGGCCAATGTCAATAAGATTAAAAGAAACTCCAAATCTTACCAGAACACATCACCGCGCAAATTACGGACCCATCAATGTTTGAGATGCGGTGAGCCCGAAAGACACCCATTAAACCAATGTACTGCCAAAACACATACATGCAAACAGTGCAACACACCAGGCCATTTCGAGGACTGCTGCATCAAATCAGGTAAAGCATGCTTACCTAATCGAAACTATAAACAAACAACATTTACCAAAAGAAACAAGCTGCACAAACTTAAGCATGACAGGAGTAGCAGCCACTCGTCTCAATCTTCCTACTCAGACGTCAGCGGAGATGAAACGGACATCGTTTGTCAAATAAGTAAAACGAACAGCAAGGACAGCAAAAAAATCGATGTTTTCATTAACGACATTCCTTGCACGATGGACTGGGATCCCGGTTCTCTCTATTCGATCATTAGTACGCAATTCTGGGCGCGTATCGGAACTCCTTCCCTCATAAAGGCTCCCAGCTTGCGCGCATATGGAAACACAAGACTCAAACCAAAGGGTCTAACAAACGTTAGCGTACGCATTCAAAATGAGGAAAGACTACTTCCTGTTGTTGTCATGAAGTCAGCAGACCCTATGTTGTTCGGCCTTCAATGGAGCGAAATGTTCCAGATGGATTTTCCAAAACCAGTCTACTCGATCAAGAAAACTCGACAGGAAGCCATTACACTAAAACAAATTCTGGACAAGCATACAACACTCTTCGACGGAAAACTTGGAAAAGTAAAAGATTATCAAGTAAACATACACATCAAGCCCGATGCACAACCGAAACACATCACAGCCAGATCAATTAAATTCTCAATGAAGAAAAACATAGAAGTTGAACTGGATCGTTTGGTTGAAGAAGGAATTATAACCAAAGTAGACCCAAATATGACTCCGATCCAGTGGGCAACACCGACAGTTAACGTGGTGAAAACCAATGGCCAGATCAGAATCTGTGGTGATTTCCGCAGCACACTCAACCCTGTTCTGATAACACACGCACACCCTGTTCCTTTGTTTGATCAACTACGCCAGAGTCTAGCGGAGGgtgaaaaattttcaaaaattgacCTAAAAGATGCGTACCTACAATTTGAAATTGAGCCCGAATCTAAACAGTTCTTGACAATATCGACACACAAAGGATACTACACCTACAAccgaatgccatttggcatttcCACGGCCCCATCAATATTCCAACATTATCTTGACAAGCTTCTGGAGGGATTGCCAAATGTAGCAGTCTACTTTGATGACATTGCAGTTACAGGAAAAAACGACAAAGACCACCTTGAAACACTACGTACCGTATTTGAAAGACTGGAACAAGCTGGATTAAAAGTCAATTTAAAGAAATGTACCTTTTTACAACCAGAAGTAGAATATCTTGGGCACACAATTGACAAAAATGGAGTACGCCCTACAAAATCAAAGATAGAAGCTATCAGCAAATCTTCCCCACCAACTAATGCCAAGGAGCTACGATCATTCCTTGGATTAGTCAACTTTTATGAGCGATTTATACCACACTTACACAGTGTATGCGCCGATCTTCACACACTAACAGGGAACAGAATGAAATGGCAATGGACCAACAAGGAAGCTGAGGCTTTTGAACGTGCTAAATTAATGATTGTTCATTCTAAATCACTTGTAGCTTTCAATGATAAGTGCCCATTTTACCTAGCCTGTGATGCTTCAGAGAAGGGCGTGGGCGCAGTGCTTTTTCACATGAGGAATAATATTGAACAACCAATTGCTTTCGCATCACGAAAACTCCGACCAGCAGAGTCAAAGTATTCCGTCATAGACCGCGAAGCTCTCGCAATATTTTTTGGGATTAGAAAATTTGACCAATATCTTCGTGGCACTAAATTTACATTAGTCACGGATCATAAGCCCCTGATACACATTTTGGGATCTCAACGAAACTTACCCAAACTCGCCAACAATCGCCTAGTACGATGGGCTTTAATAATTGGTAGTTATGATTACGACATTAAGTATACAAAAGGTTGCAACAATCTCATCGCAGACTATTTATCCAGGATGCCCAATCCAGAGGAATTACCTTCCAAGTCTGAACTCAAGGTCCACAAAATTGTAGCGCGACTGCAAACTGATAGCATTGGCGATCTTGCATTATCTGAAACCGTTATACGAGATGAAACGCGAAAAGATACTACGCTTAAACGAATAACTAACCTTATAAAAACTGGTTGGCGTGAGCATCAATACTCAAACGATGTAAAACCATACGCCCGGAAGCGCGATGAGTTGTcactagaaaacaaaataatcatGTGGCAAGGCCGTATTGTTGTTCCTGACACTCTGAGGAAACCGACCCTAAAATATCTGCATCTTGGGCACCCAGGCATTTCAGCAATGAGAGCACTGGCACGTTTTTACGTTTGGTGGCCAACTATAGAGGAAGATATAGACACACATGTAAAGACTTGCCACAAATGCCAGGAAAATAGGCCTAATACTTCAGATCTACCAATCTTCTCATGGTCCATGCCAGACCAAGCCTGGGAAAGGATTCACGTCGACTTTGCCGGACCATTCGAAGGTTCATATTGGTTGGTTTTGTCAGATGCTTTTTCTAAATGGATTGAAATCAAGCCGATGACCAAAATAACGACAACCAAACTATGTGATGAACTGGATACAATTTTCACTACCTTTGGTCTACCCCAATTTTTAGTGTCTGACAATGGCCCCCAATTCATTTCTAAAGAATTCCAGGATTACTGTGAAAAAAACGGAATTAAACATATCAAATCGTCACCTTATCATCCGCGGACGAATGGATTAGCCGAAAGGCTTGTGAGGACTTTCAAGACCAGAATGTCGTCAAGCACAAAATGCCTCAAGAAACGTTTAGAACATTTCCTTTTCGCTTATCGCATCACACCCCATAGCACAACTGGCAAAGCGCCGGGCCAGCTAATGTTTGGAAGACAACTAAATTGTCTCCTTGACAATGCCAGACCAAGTGCTAAACGTTCATTACAGTATAGACAAATACAAGCGAATGTTAACTCCGCTGACCAGACTCCAAACTATAGACCGGGTGATGCTGTGTATGTGCGAAGCAGGGAACAGCCGCGATGGGAGCCTGCCACGGTCTCTCGACGCACACATCGATATTCTTATGTTATTAACACTCCAGTTGGGGTGGAGAGGAGGTATCACGCAGACCACATACGACCCCGTCTCCCTGACCTAGAAGAAAGCCCAGCTGAGAGAACTCCTATGGTACCAGTTACATCGTCAACACCAGTATTGCAAGCCAATGGATCGACAGTGCCATGCCCAGGGTCAGAAGCTGGAGCGGAATCTCTTGCAGAAGTTGCCCCAGTTTGCTCTCCTCAGAATGAGGCCGGTACGGCCACAGCCGCTACACCTATGGCACCGCGTCGAAGCCGGCGTACCATTAAACCACCTCGTCGACTAATTGATGAGATGGACGTTTAA
- the LOC133528312 gene encoding DNA repair protein RAD51 homolog 1-like — translation MSAIATASAATVSVDEDADECGPQLISKLEGNGITSGDIKKLEEAGYHTVESVAYAPKKWLITIKGISEQKADKILAEASKLVPMGFTTATEFHQKRAEIIQLTTGSKELDRLLGGGIETGSITEIFGEFRTGKTQICHTLAVTCQLPIEQSGGEGKCMYIDTEGTFRPERLLAVAQRYGMEGGAVLDNVAYARAYNTDHQTQLLLQACAMMAESRYSLIIVDSATALYRTDYSGRGELNPRQQHLGRFMRMLLRLADEFGVAVIITNQVVAQVDSVGVFNADTKKPIGGHVLAHASTTRLYLRKGRGDNRICKIYDSPCLPETEAMFGISTEGITDAKE, via the exons ATGTCTGCAATAGCCACCGCCTCCGCTGCCACTGTGTCGGTGGACGAAGATGCCGACGAGTGTGGACCGCAGTTGATATCTAAATTAGAG GGCAATGGAATTACATCAGGAGACATCAAAAAGCTGGAGGAAGCGGGTTACCACACAGTTGAGTCAGTGGCATATGCACCGAAGAAATGGCTGATTACCATCAAGGGCATCTCGGAGCAAAAGGCGGACAAAATACTGGCAGAGGCTTCTAAACTTGTGCCTATGGGCTTTACTACTGCTACTGAGTTTCATCAAaagag GGCAGAAATTATACAATTAACAACAGGATCCAAAGAGCTGGACAGGCTGCTAGGTGGAGGTATTGAGACGGGCTCCATTACGGAAATATTTGGAGAGTTCCGCACGGGGAAAACACAGATATGCCACACTTTGGCAGTCACTTGTCAG TTACCGATTGAGCAATCAGGCGGTGAGGGCAAGTGCATGTATATCGACACGGAAGGCACGTTCCGGCCGGAGCGCCTGCTGGCCGTGGCGCAGCGCTACGGCATGGAG GGCGGCGCCGTGTTGGACAACGTGGCGTACGCGCGCGCCTACAACACCGACCACCAGACGCAGCTGCTGCTGCAGGCCTGCGCCATGATGGCCGAGTCCAG ATATTCACTTATCATAGTAGACAGCGCCACAGCCCTTTACAGGACCGACTATTCAGGAAGAGGAGAGCTAAATCCGCGGCAGCAGCACCTGGGCCGCTTCATGCGGATGCTGCTCCGGCTGGCCGATGAG TTCGGCGTAGCAGTGATAATAACCAACCAAGTGGTCGCCCAAGTAGACAGCGTTGGAGTTTTCAACGCGGACACCAAGAAACCCATCGGTGGGCACGTGCTGGCCCACGCCTCCACCACCAGGCTCTACCTGCGGAAG GGCCGCGGCGACAACCGCATCTGCAAGATCTACGACAGTCCGTGCCTGCCCGAGACCGAGGCCATGTTCGGCATCAGCACTGAAGGCATCACGGACGCTAAGGAGTAG